The proteins below come from a single Pseudarthrobacter sp. SSS035 genomic window:
- the gdhA gene encoding NADP-specific glutamate dehydrogenase: MDARLEAIRNTVLARNPGEAEFHQAVTEVFESLGPVHDRHPELLEAAILERLCEPERQIIFRVPWTDDSGRVQINRGFRVEFNSALGPYKGGLRFHPSVYLGIVKFLGFEQIFKNALTGMPIGGGKGGSDFDPRGRSDAEVMRFCQSFMTELYRHIGEYTDVPAGDIGVGGREIGYLFGQYKRITNRYESGVLTGKGMSWGGSLVRPEATGFGTVIFTQEMLKTRGSSFDGQRVVVSGSGNVAINAIAKAQTLGASVVACSDSSGYIVDEAGIDVALLREVKEVERGRLKDYAVRRPGVSYVEAGSVWDVDATVALPCATQNELDGDAAARLVRNGLVAVGEGANMPSTRDAVSVFQDAGVLFGPGKAANAGGVATSALEMQQNASRDSWSFEHTEQRLTEIMVGIHHRCASTADEYGDPGNYVLGANIGGFVKVADAMLAQGLI; this comes from the coding sequence GTGGACGCTCGGCTTGAGGCCATCCGGAATACGGTACTGGCGCGGAACCCAGGTGAAGCTGAATTCCACCAGGCAGTGACCGAGGTCTTTGAGAGCCTTGGCCCCGTCCACGACCGGCACCCCGAGTTGCTTGAAGCCGCCATCCTGGAGCGGCTCTGCGAGCCCGAACGCCAGATCATCTTCCGCGTCCCGTGGACCGACGATTCCGGCCGCGTGCAGATCAACCGTGGCTTCCGGGTCGAATTCAATTCCGCCCTTGGCCCCTACAAGGGCGGCCTGCGCTTCCACCCCTCTGTCTACCTGGGCATTGTGAAGTTCCTGGGCTTCGAGCAGATCTTCAAGAACGCCCTCACCGGCATGCCCATCGGCGGCGGCAAGGGCGGCTCGGACTTCGACCCTCGCGGCCGCAGCGATGCAGAAGTGATGCGGTTCTGCCAGTCGTTCATGACCGAGCTCTACCGGCACATCGGCGAGTACACCGATGTGCCGGCCGGTGATATCGGCGTCGGCGGCCGTGAAATCGGTTACCTCTTCGGGCAGTACAAGCGCATCACCAACCGCTACGAATCCGGCGTCCTCACCGGGAAGGGCATGTCCTGGGGCGGTTCCCTGGTGCGGCCGGAAGCCACCGGCTTTGGCACCGTCATCTTCACCCAGGAGATGCTGAAAACCCGTGGGTCCTCCTTCGACGGGCAGCGCGTGGTGGTGTCGGGTTCCGGCAACGTGGCCATCAACGCCATTGCCAAGGCGCAGACGCTCGGTGCCAGCGTGGTGGCCTGCTCCGACTCCTCCGGATACATCGTGGATGAGGCGGGAATCGACGTCGCGCTCCTCCGCGAGGTCAAGGAAGTTGAACGCGGACGCCTCAAGGATTATGCAGTGCGTCGCCCCGGCGTTTCCTATGTGGAAGCCGGATCGGTGTGGGATGTCGACGCAACGGTGGCGCTGCCCTGCGCCACGCAGAACGAGCTCGACGGCGATGCTGCCGCGCGGTTGGTCCGCAACGGCCTGGTCGCGGTCGGCGAAGGCGCCAACATGCCCTCCACCCGCGACGCTGTCTCGGTGTTCCAGGATGCCGGCGTGCTGTTCGGGCCCGGCAAGGCCGCCAACGCAGGCGGTGTGGCGACATCGGCGCTCGAGATGCAGCAGAACGCCAGCCGCGATTCCTGGTCCTTCGAGCACACGGAACAGCGGCTCACCGAGATCATGGTGGGAATCCACCACCGCTGCGCGTCAACCGCCGACGAATACGGCGACCCCGGCAACTACGTGCTGGGCGCCAACATCGGCGGCTTCGTCAAGGTGGCTGACGCCATGCTCGCGCAGGGTCTTATCTGA
- a CDS encoding glycoside hydrolase — protein MRTEATASDSIREPAASSVPPLRADAFRTPYRDPVWDGPTDPVLVPDHLTGDWVLFYTQRRATEPGLTGVEWVHGTAIGVARSADGGLTWAYQGTLDGLVPPGTELPATLWAPDVVRIGDQWIMYLTVLGGVRTDWTGTASIVQLASRDLVTWEHLGPIDLDSPRVIDAAVAVCGDGQYRLWYKDESRGSNTYSAVSRTPADPSSWVLEGLTIAGRPHEGPKVFKLDGQFWMIVDEWRGQAIYRSEDASGGWTRQENSDGLILTAPETADGGPVVGRHADVVPLEATADGKERALIVYFTHPHWNGEDIDGMTADPKSHLGHIRAAVLEVQDGTLLCSHS, from the coding sequence GTGCGCACCGAAGCCACCGCTTCAGATTCAATCCGTGAACCTGCAGCATCCAGCGTCCCGCCACTCAGGGCTGATGCCTTCAGGACTCCCTACCGGGATCCAGTCTGGGACGGCCCCACGGATCCCGTCCTGGTGCCCGACCACCTGACCGGCGACTGGGTGCTTTTTTACACGCAGCGACGCGCCACGGAACCCGGGCTGACCGGCGTCGAGTGGGTCCACGGCACAGCCATTGGAGTGGCCCGCTCAGCCGACGGCGGACTCACTTGGGCGTATCAAGGAACCCTGGACGGACTGGTCCCGCCAGGAACTGAACTGCCCGCCACACTCTGGGCGCCCGACGTCGTCCGGATCGGCGATCAATGGATCATGTACCTGACGGTCCTCGGCGGCGTCCGTACGGACTGGACCGGTACCGCATCCATTGTCCAGCTCGCCAGCCGGGACCTGGTTACCTGGGAACACCTGGGACCCATCGATCTGGACTCCCCTCGCGTCATCGACGCCGCCGTCGCCGTTTGCGGGGATGGCCAATACCGGCTCTGGTACAAGGATGAATCCCGGGGATCAAACACGTACAGTGCGGTAAGCAGGACCCCGGCAGATCCGTCGTCGTGGGTTCTTGAAGGCCTGACCATCGCCGGGCGTCCGCACGAAGGACCCAAAGTCTTCAAGCTCGACGGGCAGTTCTGGATGATCGTGGACGAATGGCGCGGCCAGGCGATCTACCGGTCCGAGGACGCCTCAGGCGGCTGGACGCGGCAGGAGAATTCTGACGGGCTCATCCTGACGGCACCTGAAACAGCCGACGGCGGTCCGGTAGTAGGCCGGCACGCGGACGTGGTGCCACTGGAGGCCACGGCAGACGGTAAAGAACGGGCGCTCATCGTGTATTTCACGCACCCGCACTGGAACGGCGAGGATATCGACGGCATGACAGCGGACCCCAAGAGCCACCTCGGCCACATTCGGGCAGCAGTGCTGGAAGTGCAGGACGGCACCCTGCTCTGCTCACACAGCTAA
- a CDS encoding HNH endonuclease signature motif containing protein has protein sequence MDNTAAAEILETIAASALQMAGVLRGTAVDPVASPADCPSAPGPSAMCGDLARWQAELCLTVLSGTAGMEAMFAAVKVHAASGYDDAAQTIAGPITSPQEQTAQDMGIVAEVACALTVSERMGDALLGEAHRLTTALPLTLAALEAGTISWQHARIMIDETHNLDPAGAAALEAHFLDPDAPNPARGGPAGEMVPSRFRHKARTWRERHHPDSIEKRHTRSAADRRLEYSPDRDGMAWLSAYLPADQAAGIWDRATTAARALQGPTESRTLTQLRVDSAAAWLLGGQADLIPSPRAQVLVTVPVFALMGLTDEPAMLDGYGPIPPSMARSLVADGADSFHRVLTDPRDGASLEIGRDSYRIPKAMRQWLRLRDGKCPFPGCSNQSLDNEADHLLAWQQGGTTGISNLGQPCPKHHRLKHTTPWKPATASSSEPPGWISPTGRHYASEHPDWEPPIWPNQILNQLPHKEPGPALPESHLPADPDPEPERKWLRRLQEAEPAPFPSVPDFLWLTQQPGAGAAPPARDGAAAPVPCSNTG, from the coding sequence ATGGACAACACGGCAGCGGCAGAGATTCTGGAGACCATCGCGGCCTCTGCCCTGCAGATGGCCGGTGTGCTTCGTGGGACGGCCGTGGATCCAGTGGCCAGCCCGGCTGATTGCCCTTCAGCACCTGGGCCGTCCGCGATGTGTGGGGACTTGGCTCGCTGGCAGGCTGAGCTTTGCCTGACCGTCCTGTCGGGGACCGCGGGGATGGAAGCCATGTTCGCTGCCGTGAAGGTCCATGCCGCCAGCGGTTACGACGACGCCGCTCAGACCATCGCGGGCCCCATCACTTCCCCTCAGGAGCAGACCGCCCAGGACATGGGCATCGTGGCCGAGGTCGCCTGCGCCCTGACCGTCAGCGAACGCATGGGTGACGCGCTGCTGGGCGAAGCACACCGCCTGACCACCGCTCTGCCTTTGACGCTCGCCGCCTTGGAAGCAGGGACCATTTCGTGGCAGCACGCCCGGATCATGATTGACGAAACACACAACTTGGATCCCGCCGGCGCGGCCGCGTTGGAAGCGCATTTCCTGGACCCGGACGCGCCCAACCCGGCGAGGGGTGGCCCGGCCGGAGAAATGGTCCCGTCCCGGTTCCGTCACAAGGCCCGGACCTGGCGCGAACGCCACCACCCGGACAGCATCGAAAAACGCCACACCCGCAGCGCGGCGGACCGGCGGCTTGAGTACTCCCCTGACCGGGACGGCATGGCCTGGCTCTCCGCCTACCTCCCGGCCGATCAGGCCGCCGGGATCTGGGACCGCGCCACCACCGCCGCCCGCGCCCTGCAGGGCCCCACCGAGTCCAGGACCCTCACCCAACTCCGCGTCGACAGCGCCGCGGCGTGGCTTCTGGGCGGGCAGGCCGATCTGATCCCGTCACCCAGGGCCCAGGTCCTGGTCACCGTGCCGGTGTTTGCGCTGATGGGCCTGACCGATGAACCCGCGATGCTCGACGGGTACGGGCCCATCCCGCCGTCCATGGCGCGGAGCCTCGTCGCCGACGGCGCCGATTCGTTCCACCGCGTCCTGACCGATCCGCGCGACGGAGCATCGCTTGAAATCGGCCGTGACAGCTACCGGATCCCCAAAGCCATGCGCCAATGGCTCAGATTGCGGGATGGGAAGTGCCCGTTCCCCGGCTGCAGCAACCAGTCGCTGGACAACGAAGCCGACCACCTCCTCGCCTGGCAGCAGGGCGGGACCACCGGGATCAGCAATCTCGGTCAGCCTTGCCCCAAGCACCACCGGCTCAAACACACCACACCCTGGAAACCCGCCACGGCGAGTTCCAGCGAACCGCCCGGCTGGATTTCACCCACAGGCCGCCACTACGCCAGCGAACACCCGGACTGGGAACCACCCATCTGGCCAAACCAGATATTGAACCAACTCCCGCATAAGGAACCTGGCCCTGCCCTGCCCGAAAGCCATCTGCCGGCAGACCCAGACCCAGAGCCGGAGCGGAAATGGCTGCGCCGCCTCCAAGAAGCAGAGCCGGCACCTTTCCCATCCGTACCCGACTTCCTCTGGCTGACACAACAGCCTGGGGCCGGCGCGGCACCTCCAGCTAGGGACGGTGCGGCAGCTCCAGTCCCCTGCTCAAACACCGGCTGA
- a CDS encoding HNH endonuclease family protein yields the protein MFTSAALLKDITINRSAATKALTLFTTLLLASALTGCDAEAQAATQAANKVAEAVGEAPPSGNSGESSVRPADVATALAQLETIPVKGRAPKTGYTREEFGPAWADVDRNGCDTRNDILARDLEGETFKPGTQNCVVATGTLADKYTGTTISFVRGNTTSSAVQIDHLIALSDAWQKGAQQLSDEQRRQLANDPLNLMAADGPTNSAKGDKDAATWLPPNKAFRCEYAARQTAVKAKYSLWVTQAERDAIAGILAGCS from the coding sequence GTGTTCACCTCCGCCGCACTCCTGAAGGACATAACGATCAACCGCTCCGCCGCCACCAAAGCACTGACGCTGTTCACCACGCTGCTTCTCGCCAGCGCCCTCACCGGTTGTGACGCCGAAGCCCAGGCCGCAACGCAGGCCGCAAACAAGGTGGCCGAAGCGGTCGGGGAAGCACCGCCGTCGGGCAACTCCGGCGAATCATCCGTGAGGCCAGCCGACGTGGCGACGGCCCTCGCCCAGCTGGAGACTATCCCGGTGAAGGGGCGCGCACCCAAGACCGGCTACACCCGCGAGGAATTCGGCCCCGCGTGGGCGGACGTCGACCGAAACGGCTGCGACACCCGGAACGACATCCTCGCCAGGGACCTCGAAGGTGAGACGTTCAAGCCCGGTACACAAAACTGCGTCGTTGCCACCGGTACGCTGGCCGACAAGTACACCGGCACAACCATCAGCTTTGTCCGCGGCAACACCACCAGCTCCGCCGTCCAGATCGACCACCTCATCGCCCTCAGCGACGCCTGGCAGAAGGGCGCCCAGCAGCTCAGCGACGAACAGCGCAGGCAGCTGGCCAACGATCCGCTGAACCTCATGGCTGCCGACGGGCCCACCAACAGCGCCAAGGGCGACAAGGATGCGGCCACATGGCTCCCGCCAAACAAGGCGTTCCGGTGCGAATACGCAGCCCGCCAGACCGCCGTGAAGGCCAAGTACAGCCTGTGGGTCACCCAGGCCGAGCGGGACGCGATCGCCGGTATCCTGGCAGGCTGCAGTTAG
- a CDS encoding DEAD/DEAH box helicase, with product MPSQPDESAALAIQTPAINDRSLAAGLAYAMGSRVSGMSFDAATGLMLGKVRGGADVPYSTTAKLVRKSGGWSCTVGVCSCPVRKDCKHVAALLFAAEDNPAIRVQLLAPAEVSRLSRQPASLDLADWEQALSPLISQPGITQSISGIPLALQFEIEEPAPHFSYTGRRDPLRSVRQLKARPVIMGAKGKWIRGDVSWNTLSYLNFRRECNEAHIEWMQAFLAAHTAAANRVHNSSALWLGLNTFAGKNMWSLLVDAKKIGLALVHSRGTEPVRLAESPAAVGLNLSRYGSPVSGDAAAPGATHDDGGLELAPTITVEGEDVDPASVGTIGRPAHGIFLTTGGEALPGVSADNVITLAPLENGLSEELLTFVTAGSTLHIPAKDETRFLTGFYPKLKQAARVTATDESVALPALALPTLSLLANYGADHRVRLHWEWHYKSGNLVTAQPLWRHPGDHGYRDDTAEARILEGIGQPWNVVPALGESATGGWGTPRLSASAELSGLDTLAFTEDVLPELRNAPDVSVDTAGDIADYREAEEAPVVSISTKATEQRDWFDLGIQISLEGQPVSFAAVFSALAAGQTKMLLPSGAYFSLDLPELHQLRALIEEARSLQDNKDAPLQISRFQAGLWDELAQLGIVDEQAAAWREAVGGLLEGGINGLPLPPSLNAELRPYQLEGYNWLSFLYRHSLGGILADDMGLGKTVQALALMCAAKEQAASVSEGADSAGAPVPAPDGVTPFLVVAPTSVVGNWAAEAARFAPGLTVRIVSETFAKNSQDAAVELAGADIVITSYALFRIDYDSYASKTWAGLVLDEAQFVKNHQSKAYQCARKLPAAFKLAITGTPLENNLMEFWALTSIVAPGLFSSPKRFAEYYQKPVEKNGDKGQLDKLRRRVRPLMMRRTKDQVIQDLPPKQEQILEVVLNPRHQKVYQTHLQRERQKILGLIEDVNKNRFTIFQSLTLLRQLSLDASLVDPSLSGVRSSKLDVLFEQLEDLVAEGHRALIFSQFTGFLGKVRERLVEEKIEFCYLDGGTRNRTDVVNEFKNGSAPVFLISLKAGGFGLNLTEADYVFLLDPWWNPASEAQAVDRTHRIGQARNVMVYRLVAKDTIEEKVMALKARKSQLFADVMEGDALSSGSITAEDLAGLFKD from the coding sequence ATGCCATCCCAACCGGACGAGAGTGCGGCACTGGCAATACAGACCCCCGCCATTAACGACCGCTCCCTCGCGGCCGGGTTGGCGTATGCCATGGGCAGCCGGGTTTCCGGGATGTCGTTCGACGCCGCCACCGGGCTGATGCTGGGCAAGGTCCGGGGAGGTGCCGACGTCCCGTACTCCACCACGGCCAAGCTGGTGCGGAAATCGGGCGGCTGGAGCTGCACCGTGGGTGTCTGCAGCTGCCCCGTCCGCAAGGACTGCAAGCACGTGGCCGCGCTGCTGTTCGCCGCCGAGGACAACCCGGCCATCCGGGTCCAGCTCCTGGCCCCGGCTGAAGTGTCCCGGCTTTCCCGCCAGCCCGCCAGCCTGGACCTGGCCGACTGGGAGCAGGCCCTCAGCCCGCTCATCTCGCAGCCGGGCATCACCCAGTCCATCAGCGGCATCCCGCTGGCCCTCCAGTTCGAGATCGAGGAACCGGCGCCGCACTTCTCCTACACAGGCCGCCGCGACCCGCTCCGCAGCGTCCGCCAGCTCAAGGCCCGGCCCGTGATCATGGGCGCCAAGGGCAAGTGGATCCGCGGCGACGTCTCCTGGAACACCCTGAGCTACCTGAACTTCCGCCGCGAATGCAACGAGGCGCACATCGAGTGGATGCAGGCATTCCTGGCCGCCCACACCGCCGCTGCCAACCGCGTTCATAACTCCTCCGCGCTGTGGCTGGGCCTGAACACGTTCGCCGGAAAGAACATGTGGAGCCTGCTCGTCGACGCCAAAAAGATCGGCCTCGCCCTGGTTCACAGCCGCGGCACCGAGCCGGTGCGGCTCGCGGAGTCTCCCGCCGCCGTCGGGCTTAATTTGAGCCGTTACGGCTCGCCTGTGAGTGGGGACGCTGCGGCTCCCGGCGCAACGCACGACGACGGCGGGCTGGAGCTCGCGCCCACCATCACCGTTGAGGGGGAAGACGTTGATCCGGCGTCGGTGGGGACCATTGGCCGCCCCGCGCACGGCATTTTCCTGACCACGGGCGGGGAGGCGTTGCCCGGTGTTTCCGCGGACAATGTGATCACGCTGGCCCCGCTGGAAAACGGGCTGAGCGAGGAACTGCTGACCTTCGTGACTGCCGGCAGCACCCTGCACATTCCGGCGAAGGACGAGACGCGCTTCCTCACCGGCTTCTACCCGAAGCTCAAGCAGGCTGCCCGGGTCACGGCAACGGACGAGTCGGTGGCGCTGCCCGCCCTGGCCCTCCCGACCCTTTCCCTGCTGGCCAATTACGGCGCGGACCACCGGGTCCGGCTGCATTGGGAATGGCACTACAAGTCCGGAAACCTGGTCACGGCCCAACCGCTGTGGCGGCACCCCGGCGACCACGGCTACCGCGACGACACCGCCGAGGCCCGCATCCTGGAGGGCATCGGCCAGCCGTGGAACGTTGTTCCGGCCCTGGGCGAATCGGCCACCGGCGGCTGGGGCACGCCCCGCCTGTCCGCGTCCGCCGAACTCAGCGGCCTGGACACCCTGGCCTTCACCGAAGACGTCCTGCCCGAACTCCGGAACGCGCCGGACGTATCAGTGGACACGGCCGGCGACATCGCCGACTACCGCGAGGCCGAGGAAGCGCCGGTCGTTTCCATCTCCACCAAGGCCACGGAACAGCGCGACTGGTTCGACCTTGGCATCCAGATCTCGCTCGAGGGCCAGCCGGTGTCGTTTGCGGCCGTGTTCTCCGCACTGGCCGCGGGCCAGACCAAGATGCTCTTGCCCAGCGGCGCCTACTTCTCGCTGGACCTGCCGGAACTGCACCAGCTGCGTGCCCTCATCGAGGAGGCCCGCTCGCTGCAGGACAACAAGGACGCCCCGCTGCAGATCAGCCGTTTCCAGGCCGGGCTCTGGGACGAGCTCGCGCAGCTTGGCATTGTCGATGAACAGGCCGCCGCCTGGCGTGAGGCCGTGGGCGGGCTGCTCGAAGGCGGGATCAACGGGCTGCCGCTGCCTCCCTCGCTCAATGCGGAGCTGCGGCCGTACCAGCTCGAGGGCTACAACTGGCTCAGCTTCCTGTACCGGCACAGCCTCGGCGGGATCCTCGCCGACGACATGGGCCTGGGCAAGACCGTGCAGGCACTCGCCCTGATGTGCGCGGCGAAGGAGCAGGCCGCGTCTGTGTCTGAGGGTGCTGATTCTGCCGGGGCGCCAGTTCCGGCGCCCGACGGCGTGACTCCCTTTTTGGTGGTGGCCCCCACCAGCGTCGTGGGCAACTGGGCGGCGGAAGCCGCACGCTTCGCTCCCGGCCTCACGGTCCGTATTGTGAGCGAAACGTTCGCCAAGAACAGCCAGGATGCGGCCGTTGAACTTGCCGGCGCGGATATCGTGATCACGTCCTACGCGCTTTTCCGGATCGACTACGATTCCTACGCGTCCAAGACCTGGGCGGGGCTGGTGCTCGACGAAGCCCAGTTTGTGAAGAACCACCAGTCCAAGGCCTACCAGTGCGCCCGGAAGCTGCCCGCGGCGTTCAAGCTGGCCATCACCGGCACGCCGCTGGAGAACAACCTTATGGAGTTCTGGGCGCTGACGTCCATCGTGGCGCCGGGCCTGTTCTCGAGCCCCAAACGGTTCGCCGAGTATTACCAGAAGCCGGTGGAAAAGAACGGCGACAAGGGGCAGCTGGACAAGCTCCGCCGTCGCGTCCGTCCGCTGATGATGCGCCGCACCAAGGACCAGGTCATCCAGGACCTGCCGCCCAAGCAGGAGCAGATCCTGGAGGTGGTGCTGAACCCGCGCCACCAGAAGGTCTACCAGACGCACCTGCAGCGCGAGCGGCAGAAGATCCTGGGCCTGATCGAGGACGTGAACAAGAACCGGTTCACCATCTTCCAGTCGCTGACCCTGCTGCGTCAGCTCAGCCTGGACGCGTCGTTGGTGGATCCGTCGCTGTCCGGCGTCCGGTCCAGCAAACTGGACGTGCTGTTCGAGCAGCTGGAGGACCTGGTGGCCGAGGGCCACCGGGCGCTGATCTTCAGCCAGTTCACCGGTTTCCTGGGCAAGGTCCGCGAGCGGCTGGTGGAGGAGAAGATCGAGTTCTGCTATCTCGACGGCGGCACCCGGAACCGTACCGACGTCGTCAACGAATTCAAGAACGGCAGCGCGCCGGTGTTCCTGATTTCGCTGAAGGCCGGCGGCTTTGGCCTGAACCTGACCGAGGCCGACTACGTTTTCCTGCTCGATCCCTGGTGGAACCCCGCGTCCGAGGCGCAGGCCGTGGACCGGACGCACCGGATCGGGCAGGCCCGGAATGTGATGGTCTACCGGCTGGTGGCCAAGGACACGATCGAGGAAAAGGTCATGGCCCTGAAGGCCCGGAAGTCGCAGCTGTTCGCGGATGTGATGGAAGGCGACGCCCTGTCCAGCGGGTCGATCACGGCCGAGGACCTCGCGGGCCTGTTCAAGGACTGA
- a CDS encoding DMP19 family protein, whose amino-acid sequence MTKSQNPVVLTQASIEAGSEDVVDANVHVVNAMYGKLLDAGEIAPAALGSYYVDFYVTQSLEGGFAQYVFTADRDEVDPLIREGLAGMGANAHLELFNRTVAAFDALSEEDEERYLDGDLDTEEESNDAVRTIEELDGEFEELFETENITALNAAWLLSQEGLLVLDEEELDAYIERQVALIPNLEERQAAADEEALEDAPDFEVIIRELCDIAGYTLQKITMGDPNYMHDGEKTLAWHFTTDHGDFIMVEDDEEAFMINPETQEIVAAVEFEEADDDEMIDA is encoded by the coding sequence ATGACCAAGAGCCAGAACCCTGTCGTCCTGACCCAGGCCAGCATCGAAGCAGGCAGCGAGGATGTCGTAGATGCCAACGTTCACGTGGTGAACGCCATGTACGGGAAACTGCTCGACGCCGGCGAGATCGCGCCCGCGGCGCTCGGCAGCTACTACGTTGACTTCTACGTCACGCAGTCCTTGGAGGGCGGCTTCGCCCAGTACGTGTTCACCGCGGACCGCGACGAAGTGGACCCGCTCATCCGCGAGGGCCTCGCCGGCATGGGCGCAAACGCCCACCTGGAACTCTTCAACCGGACCGTTGCGGCGTTTGATGCCCTGTCCGAGGAAGACGAGGAGCGCTACCTCGACGGCGACCTGGACACCGAGGAAGAGTCCAACGACGCAGTGCGCACCATCGAAGAGCTCGACGGTGAGTTCGAGGAACTGTTCGAAACCGAAAACATCACGGCGCTCAACGCCGCCTGGCTCCTGTCCCAGGAAGGCCTGCTGGTGCTCGACGAAGAAGAGCTCGACGCCTACATCGAGCGCCAGGTTGCGCTCATCCCCAACCTGGAGGAACGCCAGGCCGCGGCCGACGAGGAAGCACTGGAGGACGCTCCGGACTTCGAGGTCATCATCCGCGAACTCTGCGACATCGCCGGCTACACGCTCCAGAAGATCACCATGGGCGACCCCAACTACATGCACGACGGCGAGAAGACGCTGGCCTGGCACTTCACCACGGACCACGGCGACTTCATCATGGTCGAGGACGACGAAGAGGCGTTCATGATCAACCCGGAGACCCAGGAAATCGTCGCCGCCGTTGAGTTCGAGGAAGCGGACGACGACGAGATGATCGACGCGTAG
- a CDS encoding DUF5655 domain-containing protein: MVDSNKALLLRKTGHDVGYWAEQARSAGLKNDAELRHWMRDEHGVTGYAQYAVSWELFGYPEFMLRDADELIDGQYINHPELRPIADALLAWAAATEGVEIQMRKGYVSLHSPRRKFAQVTRTTNTAVDVALRLDAATGRRLEALKTRADDPFDRRVRLTSLDQVDEELLEILARALDQNT; this comes from the coding sequence ATGGTGGACAGCAACAAAGCCCTGCTCCTGCGAAAGACGGGGCACGACGTCGGGTACTGGGCCGAGCAGGCACGCTCCGCCGGGCTGAAGAACGACGCCGAGCTCCGCCACTGGATGCGCGACGAGCACGGCGTCACGGGCTATGCGCAGTACGCCGTCTCGTGGGAGCTGTTCGGCTATCCGGAGTTTATGCTGCGCGACGCCGACGAGCTTATCGATGGCCAGTACATCAACCACCCGGAGCTGCGGCCCATCGCCGATGCGCTCCTGGCGTGGGCGGCGGCCACCGAGGGCGTGGAGATCCAAATGCGGAAGGGCTACGTCTCGCTGCACAGCCCACGACGGAAGTTCGCCCAGGTCACCCGGACCACCAACACCGCCGTGGACGTCGCGCTCCGCCTCGACGCAGCTACCGGCAGGCGTTTGGAAGCCCTGAAGACCCGGGCCGATGATCCCTTCGACCGCCGCGTCCGGCTCACGTCTCTGGACCAGGTGGATGAGGAACTGCTGGAAATCCTCGCCAGGGCGCTGGACCAGAACACCTAA
- a CDS encoding protein tyrosine phosphatase, with protein MSLFTVLATSKIAAGVLAAGTLAVGGTGVAAASGALPADAQQTAHELLGAPAPKLAAEATESASANASGDAAVTGEAAVSEDEVAAEANASAAATAVDAAGAAAFGLCTAFANGGLNEASEGFSSLVIAAEGETNVDAFCADVVAQGAGSADADAAGEGSAAAKAERPELPAVPAVPAVPAVPGVDGEPSVPAVPAVPAVPGDAVDVPAVSGQ; from the coding sequence ATGTCGTTGTTCACTGTTCTCGCCACCAGCAAAATCGCCGCCGGAGTACTCGCCGCGGGCACCCTGGCCGTCGGTGGAACCGGCGTCGCAGCTGCTTCCGGCGCCCTCCCGGCCGACGCACAGCAGACCGCCCACGAACTGCTCGGCGCCCCGGCCCCCAAGCTGGCCGCTGAGGCCACCGAGTCGGCTTCCGCAAACGCTTCCGGCGATGCAGCAGTAACCGGCGAAGCAGCCGTCTCCGAGGATGAGGTCGCAGCCGAGGCCAACGCCTCCGCCGCCGCCACCGCAGTGGACGCAGCTGGCGCCGCAGCCTTTGGCCTCTGCACCGCCTTCGCCAACGGTGGACTGAACGAAGCCTCTGAAGGCTTCTCCTCGCTGGTCATCGCCGCCGAAGGCGAAACGAATGTTGATGCCTTCTGCGCCGACGTTGTCGCGCAGGGTGCCGGGTCCGCTGACGCCGACGCTGCTGGCGAGGGTTCTGCCGCAGCCAAGGCTGAGCGCCCCGAGCTGCCCGCTGTTCCTGCCGTTCCCGCCGTGCCGGCAGTTCCGGGTGTCGACGGCGAGCCTTCCGTTCCCGCCGTTCCTGCTGTTCCCGCCGTACCGGGCGACGCTGTAGACGTTCCCGCCGTTTCGGGCCAGTAG